In one window of Cupriavidus necator N-1 DNA:
- a CDS encoding phosphatidylglycerophosphatase A family protein, translated as MSTFPPGAAPRDPALTLEAGQTVKVTRPSARFMLAHPAHLIAFGFGSGLSPVGPGTVGTLYGWLSFVVISLWIAPTTWLWIIAGGFLVGLWACARTARDMGVHDHGSMVWDEIVAFWLVLAFVMPTGFWGQFAAFLWFRLFDIAKPAPIGHYDRTLKGPGLRGGFGVMFDDIFAAFYTLLVFALWRSF; from the coding sequence ATGTCCACCTTCCCTCCCGGGGCCGCGCCGCGCGACCCCGCCCTGACCCTGGAAGCCGGCCAGACCGTCAAGGTCACGCGCCCGAGCGCGCGCTTCATGCTGGCCCATCCGGCCCACCTGATCGCCTTCGGCTTCGGCTCGGGCCTGTCGCCCGTTGGGCCGGGCACGGTCGGCACGCTCTACGGCTGGCTGTCGTTCGTGGTGATTTCGCTGTGGATCGCGCCCACCACCTGGCTGTGGATCATCGCCGGCGGCTTCCTGGTCGGCCTGTGGGCGTGCGCGCGCACGGCGCGCGACATGGGCGTGCACGACCATGGCAGCATGGTCTGGGACGAGATCGTTGCCTTCTGGCTGGTGCTGGCCTTTGTCATGCCGACCGGCTTCTGGGGGCAGTTTGCCGCCTTCCTGTGGTTCCGGCTGTTCGACATCGCCAAGCCGGCGCCAATCGGCCACTATGACCGCACGCTCAAGGGCCCGGGCCTGCGCGGCGGCTTTGGCGTGATGTTCGACGACATCTTCGCGGCCTTCTATACGCTGCTGGTGTTTGCGCTGTGGCGCTCGTTCTGA
- a CDS encoding CinA family protein gives MSVSRLLDQLAIQAGVALADKSLMLATAESCTGGLVAAAITDVSGSSGWFERGFVTYSNEAKSTMLGVPAKLIRDHGAVSEEVARAMAEGALLNSRAQVALSVTGVAGPNGGTPEKPVGMVCFGWSNRITTHTETQRFRGDRGQIRRQAAEHAMRGLLELIRNEA, from the coding sequence ATGTCTGTCAGCCGCCTGCTCGACCAGCTCGCCATCCAGGCCGGCGTCGCCCTTGCCGACAAATCCCTGATGCTGGCCACTGCCGAATCCTGCACCGGCGGGCTGGTGGCTGCCGCCATTACCGATGTATCCGGCTCGTCCGGCTGGTTCGAGCGCGGCTTCGTCACCTATTCCAATGAGGCCAAGTCCACCATGCTGGGCGTGCCCGCCAAGCTGATCCGCGACCACGGCGCGGTCAGCGAGGAAGTGGCGCGCGCCATGGCCGAAGGCGCGCTGCTCAACAGCCGCGCTCAGGTGGCGCTGTCCGTCACCGGCGTGGCCGGCCCCAACGGCGGCACCCCGGAAAAGCCGGTGGGCATGGTCTGCTTCGGCTGGAGCAACCGCATTACCACGCATACCGAGACCCAGCGCTTTCGCGGCGACCGCGGCCAGATCCGCCGGCAGGCGGCCGAGCATGCCATGCGGGGGCTGCTGGAGCTGATCCGGAACGAGGCCTGA
- the pyrF gene encoding orotidine-5'-phosphate decarboxylase: MTFTEQLAAAWQRNDSLLCVGLDPDPQKLPLSLTGAGGAIFSFCREIVDATADLVCAFKPQIAYFHSQRAEDQLEQLIHYIHDAHPGIPVILDAKRGDIGSTAEHYALEAFERYRADAVTVSPYMGFDSMQPYLAYPNRGVIVLCRTSNPGGSDVQFLQVDGKPLYQLVAEAARERWNTTGQMGLVVGATFPNEIARVRQIVGDMPLLIPGIGAQGGDIEATVKAGRTADGTGMMINSSRAILYASREKDFASAARNVALQTRETINRYRHG, from the coding sequence CGCAGAAGCTGCCGCTGTCCCTGACCGGGGCGGGCGGCGCCATCTTTTCGTTCTGCCGCGAGATCGTTGACGCCACCGCCGACCTGGTCTGTGCCTTCAAGCCGCAGATTGCGTACTTCCACTCGCAGCGCGCCGAAGACCAGCTCGAGCAGCTGATCCACTATATCCACGACGCCCACCCCGGCATCCCGGTGATCCTGGACGCCAAGCGCGGCGACATCGGCTCGACCGCCGAGCATTACGCGCTGGAGGCCTTCGAGCGGTACAGGGCTGACGCGGTCACGGTCAGCCCGTACATGGGCTTCGATTCGATGCAGCCCTACCTGGCCTACCCGAACCGCGGCGTAATCGTGCTGTGCCGCACCTCCAATCCGGGCGGCTCGGACGTGCAGTTCCTGCAGGTCGACGGCAAGCCGCTGTACCAGCTGGTGGCCGAGGCTGCGCGCGAGCGCTGGAACACCACCGGCCAGATGGGCCTGGTGGTCGGCGCGACCTTCCCCAACGAAATTGCGCGCGTGCGCCAGATCGTCGGCGACATGCCGCTGCTGATCCCGGGCATCGGCGCCCAGGGTGGCGACATCGAGGCCACGGTCAAGGCGGGGCGCACCGCGGACGGCACTGGCATGATGATCAACTCGTCGCGCGCCATCCTTTACGCCAGCCGCGAGAAGGATTTTGCGTCTGCGGCGCGCAATGTCGCGCTGCAGACGCGCGAGACTATCAATCGCTATCGCCACGGCTGA